One window of the Onychostoma macrolepis isolate SWU-2019 chromosome 21, ASM1243209v1, whole genome shotgun sequence genome contains the following:
- the LOC131528534 gene encoding vitelline membrane outer layer protein 1 homolog, which produces MPSEVNGSNADPTIDESCGTPLSTKATLFEVLTRLWGSWGEEMCPPGTYAAGFSLKVEDPIDGDDTALNGIRLHCVASNSMYSPNSASVQSAEGSWGGWKAIKWCPSGFLTAFQLRVESSQGGGDDTAANNINFKCGENELKGDGTNWGDWGGWSERCDGKGICGIKTLVEEPQGRGDDTALNDVHMYCCA; this is translated from the exons ATGCCATCAGAAGTGAATGGCTCGAATGCGGATCCCACTATCGATGAAAGTTGTGGTACACCACTGTCAACTAAAGCCACACTCTTTGAAGTGTTAACTCGCCT ATGGGGGTCGTGGGGTGAGGAAATGTGTCCACCTGGAACGTACGCCGCAGGGTTCAGTCTAAAG GTGGAAGATCCTATTGACGGGGATGACACTGCACTCAACGGGATTCGCCTTCACTGTGTTGCGTCTAACAGCATGTACAGTCCCAACTCCGCCTCAGTTCAGTCAGCTGAAGGCAG CTGGGGTGGGTGGAAAGCTATCAAATGGTGTCCTTCTGGATTCTTGACTGCTTTTCAGCTGAGAGTTGAATCTTCTCAAGGAGGTGGTGATGATACGGCTGCAAACAACATCAA TTTCAAATGCGGTGAAAACGAGTTAAAGGGTGACGGCACAAACTGGGGCGATTGGGGCGGCTGGAGTGAAAGATGTGACGGAAAAGGGATCTGTGGTATCAAGACCCTGGTAGAAGAGCCACAAGGACGAGGAGACGACACCGCTCTCAATGACGTGCACATGTACTGCTGCGCTTAA